In a single window of the Populus alba chromosome 16, ASM523922v2, whole genome shotgun sequence genome:
- the LOC118056145 gene encoding uncharacterized protein — translation MGNYTSCCVVFTCSRKVPKTAKLMDSQGNLRQVSLPVKAAELMLEEPGHAICPLHELKQRSRVVAMRADDELLPGKVYLLVTLSKVNCKISASEVAIMESSIAACAKRSSKKRNGAKVLPAMAVEMRELEEGSEGEVNVLEGNDLTTSTSCRLVNYRPWTPALEPISEDF, via the coding sequence ATGGGAAACTACACTTCTTGTTGTGTTGTTTTTACCTGCTCAAGAAAAGTACCCAAGACTGCAAAACTTATGGATTCTCAGGGGAACTTGAGGCAGGTAAGTCTCCCAGTGAAAGCTGCAGAGCTTATGCTTGAAGAACCTGGCCATGCAATTTGTCCATTGCATGAGCTCAAGCAAAGGAGTCGTGTAGTAGCCATGCGAGCTGATGATGAGCTTTTGCCGGGAAAGGTATACTTGTTAGTTACTTTAAGTAAGGTAAACTGTAAGATTTCTGCGTCGGAGGTGGCAATCATGGAGTCTAGTATTGCTGCTTGTGCGAAAAGGTCGAGCAAGAAGAGAAATGGTGCCAAGGTTTTGCCTGCTATGGCTGTGGAGATGAGGGAGTTGGAGGAGGGATCAGAGGGCGAGGTTAACGTTTTAGAAGGAAATGATCTTACGACCTCTACCAGTTGCCGGTTAGTGAATTATAGGCCGTGGACTCCGGCGTTGGAACCGATATCGGAGGATTTTTGA
- the LOC118056144 gene encoding uncharacterized protein: MGKALSNISKQLVHHHSKKQAKTTSIIKQFEKMENSSGLDKSSSNNGTGNSNNTRVPLSDVVSDCIKRWFKDTLKEAKAGDINMQVLVSQMYYSGYGVPKDEQKGRIWMTRASRTRSWVWKVSNKQPGYNASDSDSDSDELKGDS; encoded by the exons ATGGGAAAAGCGCTTTCTAATATATCCAAGCAGCTGGTTCATCATCACtcaaaaaaacaagcaaaaaccaCATCGATAATTAAACAGTTCGAGAAGATGGAAAACAGTTCTGGTTTAGACAAGAGCAGCAGCAACAACGGTACTGGTAACAGCAACAACACACGTGTGCCTTTGTCAGATGTTGTGTCTGATTGTATTAAGAGGTGGTTTAAAGACACACTCAAGGAAGCCAAAGCAGGAGATATCAATATGCAAGTCTTGGTTAGTCAAATGTATTATAGTGGTTATGGAGTCCCTAAAGATGAACAAAAg GGAAGAATTTGGATGACAAGAGCATCAAGGACTAGGTCTTGGGTTTGGAAGGTTTCTAATAAGCAACCAG GGTATAATGCAAGTGATTCGGATTCGGATTCGGATGAATTGAAGGGTGATTCTTAA